The following are from one region of the Amedibacterium intestinale genome:
- a CDS encoding HipA domain-containing protein: MHSFLSKCFLNLNRPMRIIDVSKGLSLNDCYWVVEDGFQGTFDKYNLYDNRFSNILALIAFTGYGSSVRTSLASSPEFTTNGMLPKCWRRVKGKVQLYKGGTFGASNTGNEPYSEYYAYQIAEILGIDAVKYGLSMWKSELCSTCELFTSKEYSFIPVGKIITTGGMKAVEEYYLKLGDKYIDALHDMFVLDALICNTDRHFGNFGFLVDNETNTIIAPAPLFDHGNSLFNFAGKDVFESEENLSEYADTLLPCVYDDFIGTAKDVLTRKHREGLRRLLNFKFKRHVRYNLSDERLKLIEKEIHKRAACLLK; this comes from the coding sequence GTGCATAGCTTTCTGAGTAAATGTTTTTTAAATCTAAATCGTCCCATGCGTATTATTGATGTATCAAAAGGATTGTCACTGAATGATTGTTACTGGGTTGTTGAAGATGGATTTCAGGGAACTTTTGATAAATATAATTTATACGATAATCGTTTCAGTAATATTCTTGCGTTAATTGCATTTACTGGTTATGGCAGCAGTGTCCGCACTTCTTTAGCTTCTAGTCCTGAATTTACCACAAACGGGATGCTACCTAAATGCTGGAGAAGGGTAAAAGGAAAAGTACAACTTTATAAAGGCGGTACTTTTGGTGCATCGAATACAGGAAATGAACCATACTCTGAATACTATGCTTATCAGATTGCGGAAATTCTTGGTATAGATGCAGTGAAATATGGTTTATCTATGTGGAAAAGTGAGTTATGTTCTACTTGTGAATTATTTACAAGTAAAGAGTATTCTTTTATACCTGTTGGGAAAATCATTACTACAGGTGGGATGAAGGCGGTAGAAGAATATTATCTGAAATTAGGAGATAAGTATATAGATGCATTGCATGATATGTTTGTACTAGATGCTCTTATTTGCAATACGGATCGCCATTTTGGTAATTTTGGCTTTCTTGTGGATAATGAAACGAATACGATTATAGCTCCTGCACCATTATTTGACCATGGAAACTCTTTGTTTAATTTTGCAGGGAAAGATGTTTTTGAATCAGAGGAAAACTTATCTGAATATGCGGATACCTTACTTCCATGTGTATACGATGACTTTATTGGCACTGCAAAAGATGTTCTTACACGAAAACATAGAGAAGGACTTCGTCGTTTATTGAATTTTAAATTTAAAAGACATGTTCGTTATAATCTATCTGATGAAAGATTGAAATTGATAGAGAAAGAAATTCATAAAAGAGCAGCATGTTTATTGAAGTAA